In the Dehalococcoidia bacterium genome, one interval contains:
- the nuoE gene encoding NADH-quinone oxidoreductase subunit NuoE, translated as MVNTSAVQDTQVLEPGHEATFEERLSEILSTYSGNGSELIPILQKVQQAFGYVPETAIKGIAKFLHLPEVTIFGVATFYAQFKLVPTGRNIVKVCRGTACYVRGGARILREVESQLGIKPGETTPDLEYSVETVACIGACALSPAMVINGHVHGRLTPQKVKAILDSSRSNGPKDE; from the coding sequence ATGGTGAACACTTCAGCAGTGCAAGATACTCAAGTGCTCGAGCCGGGGCACGAAGCTACTTTTGAGGAGCGATTAAGTGAGATTTTATCCACTTATAGCGGCAATGGAAGCGAGCTTATTCCGATCCTGCAGAAAGTCCAGCAAGCCTTTGGCTATGTGCCGGAGACAGCTATAAAAGGTATAGCCAAATTCCTTCATCTGCCAGAGGTCACTATTTTTGGGGTGGCTACATTTTATGCCCAGTTTAAGCTTGTCCCGACGGGTCGAAACATTGTTAAGGTGTGCCGAGGGACTGCCTGCTATGTACGCGGTGGTGCCCGCATTCTGCGGGAAGTAGAAAGCCAACTGGGTATAAAGCCTGGCGAAACTACACCAGATCTTGAATACAGTGTGGAGACTGTAGCTTGTATCGGTGCCTGCGCACTCTCACCTGCTATGGTAATTAACGGTCATGTTCATGGCCGGCTAACACCACAAAAAGTGAAAGCTATTTTGGATAGCAGCAGATCTAATGGCCCAAAGGATGAATAG
- a CDS encoding ABC transporter ATP-binding protein, which produces MPERKYTGLAIQANNLSFNYKNIKAVDRLSLEIPRGISFGILGPNGSGKTTLIRLLVGLLRPQSGTIRTLGRPPSRQMSRNMGYMPQLASLYAELSIAQNVDFFARIYGLMDKAKRRKQVDEAIKLVGLWPRRRDSVQKLSGGMKQRVSLACAIVHRPPLLFLDEPTVGVDPKLRVTFWEYFERLTRRGVTIIISSHTMDDAAHCDRLAFLRGGRIIAQGTPRELREATGEPEANLEDAFLYFVRYREKGDDSE; this is translated from the coding sequence ATGCCAGAGCGTAAATACACCGGCCTAGCAATACAGGCAAATAATCTATCCTTCAATTACAAAAACATCAAGGCAGTTGACCGGCTGTCGCTGGAGATTCCAAGGGGCATAAGCTTTGGGATTCTCGGACCCAACGGCTCGGGGAAAACGACTCTTATCAGGCTCCTGGTCGGTTTGCTAAGGCCGCAGTCCGGCACTATCCGCACGCTGGGAAGACCTCCCTCCCGCCAAATGTCTCGCAACATGGGCTATATGCCGCAGCTCGCCTCGCTATATGCCGAGCTGTCAATAGCCCAGAATGTAGATTTCTTCGCCCGCATTTACGGGCTGATGGACAAGGCTAAAAGACGCAAACAGGTTGATGAGGCGATCAAGCTGGTGGGACTGTGGCCCCGCCGCAGGGACTCGGTGCAAAAGCTGAGCGGGGGCATGAAGCAGCGGGTCAGCCTCGCCTGTGCCATAGTCCACAGGCCGCCGCTTTTATTCCTGGATGAGCCCACGGTAGGGGTTGACCCCAAGCTGCGGGTTACATTCTGGGAGTACTTCGAAAGGCTGACCAGAAGGGGCGTCACCATAATCATCTCCAGCCATACCATGGATGATGCCGCCCACTGCGACCGCCTGGCCTTCCTGCGTGGGGGCAGGATAATCGCCCAGGGCACCCCCCGCGAGCTGAGGGAGGCCACCGGAGAGCCTGAAGCCAACCTGGAAGACGCCTTCCTCTATTTTGTCCGCTACAGGGAAAAGGGTGATGATTCCGAGTAA
- a CDS encoding response regulator transcription factor has product MIKIRVVIADDHPLLREAMRNTFERHEDIEVVGEAGDGEEAVNLSSKLKPDIVIMDIVMPKLNGIEATKRIREISPATAVLILTAYDDDRYVIGLLEAGAAGYLLKSARGQALVDAVRTVSAGESVLHPAIIAKVLKYGVRTRGEGSEHRAEKQLSDRELQVLKLAARGMGNKDIAKELFLSVRTVKAHLSSIFNKLDVASRTEAILKGVREGWLTLEDLP; this is encoded by the coding sequence ATGATAAAGATCAGGGTAGTAATCGCCGATGACCATCCGTTGCTGCGAGAGGCAATGCGAAATACCTTCGAACGTCACGAAGATATAGAGGTAGTGGGTGAGGCAGGTGATGGAGAAGAGGCAGTCAATCTGAGTTCAAAGTTGAAGCCAGATATAGTGATAATGGACATCGTGATGCCAAAGCTTAACGGAATCGAGGCAACCAAGCGTATTAGGGAGATAAGCCCTGCTACCGCGGTGCTGATCCTAACCGCCTATGATGATGATCGCTATGTAATCGGCTTGCTGGAAGCAGGGGCAGCCGGTTACCTGTTAAAGAGCGCCCGTGGCCAGGCGCTAGTCGATGCTGTTCGTACTGTGAGCGCGGGTGAGTCAGTACTTCATCCTGCTATAATTGCCAAAGTCCTAAAATACGGCGTAAGGACGCGGGGAGAGGGTAGTGAACACAGGGCAGAGAAACAACTTAGCGACAGGGAGCTACAGGTCTTAAAATTGGCTGCTAGAGGCATGGGTAATAAGGATATAGCCAAAGAACTCTTCCTCAGTGTCCGTACCGTAAAAGCTCACCTATCCAGTATCTTCAACAAATTGGATGTCGCTTCGCGTACTGAGGCGATACTTAAAGGGGTAAGGGAAGGCTGGCTTACCTTGGAGGATTTGCCTTAG
- a CDS encoding ABC transporter permease has translation MIPSNTVTIAARVVRQLVRDRRTIVIILVVPVVIMTLLNYSFPEESHALDGAYPALLATMGLLQSFLITGISFLRERSQGTMERMMASPASRLDMVLGYLLGFFVLAVIQILVVVLFTIYVLEAHHEPGSLWRICVFQILVVTVGVNLGIFISAFARNEFQMVQFIPLIIFPQILLCGVIWDVGQMHTALQWIAKFLPLKYAVNGMQDIMLQGQSLIDVGYEIGILAAFAVVISFLAAMTLRRRAA, from the coding sequence ATGATTCCGAGTAATACCGTGACCATTGCCGCCAGGGTGGTGCGCCAGTTAGTCCGGGACCGCCGTACAATAGTGATCATCTTGGTCGTGCCGGTGGTGATAATGACCCTCCTTAACTACAGCTTCCCTGAGGAAAGCCATGCTCTGGACGGTGCCTACCCTGCGCTGCTGGCAACCATGGGGCTACTCCAGAGCTTCCTGATCACCGGCATCAGCTTCCTCCGTGAACGCTCTCAGGGCACCATGGAGCGCATGATGGCATCACCGGCGTCGCGCCTGGATATGGTGCTTGGCTATCTGCTCGGCTTCTTTGTATTAGCGGTGATTCAGATCCTGGTCGTGGTACTATTCACTATATATGTGCTGGAGGCACATCACGAGCCTGGGTCTCTGTGGCGGATCTGCGTATTTCAAATCTTAGTGGTGACTGTGGGAGTTAATCTGGGCATCTTCATCTCCGCCTTTGCCCGTAACGAGTTCCAGATGGTTCAGTTCATCCCCCTGATCATATTCCCGCAAATACTCCTCTGCGGGGTTATTTGGGACGTGGGCCAGATGCATACCGCCCTCCAGTGGATAGCGAAATTTCTCCCGCTTAAATACGCGGTGAACGGAATGCAAGACATCATGCTCCAGGGCCAGAGCCTTATAGATGTAGGTTATGAGATAGGGATACTTGCCGCTTTCGCCGTGGTTATATCCTTCCTGGCAGCGATGACGCTGAGGAGAAGGGCCGCTTAA
- a CDS encoding PAS domain S-box protein: MTRTRQDKDETKDQLMNELVTLRQRIAKLEALEIKHKQVEEALRESEETYRALVDHMTEGYMIVRGNRIWFANKRWSEILGIPAEKLIGSNYWKLVPPENQEQTKQIFKEITEGGETPRLWEFVHPVAGGRWVPIEVSIREVIYKGKPSYAVVLRDITKRKQAEEAVKESERRYRELFNSASNAIIIRDLKGNIFEVNQAASDLTGYTVDELTNMNISQLLIPESFKVAMEKQQRKIEGETASQCYELGLVRKDGTGAIIETMISIISDGEQPVAVQKISIDITERKWVEKMLQESENVLSQIVEGSSVATFVIDQEHRITHWNRACENLTGISASEVVGTKRQWSPFYFEERPIMADIVVDKVPDEDIARYYGVKYSKSALIEGAYEAEDFFPHFGTSGRWLFFTAAPLRDHKGNVMGAIETLQDITERKQAEEAVKESERRYRDLFDSASEAIFIRDLKGFILEANQAASDLTGYTVGELATMNIRQYLTPASFDIAMEMQRRQIEGETASQRFELEIIRKDGAKAIIEVAIRLITGSGNGQPTGVQCIARDVTEERKMREGMHFYLQKILVAQEEERKRIARDLHDDTSQSLLLLTHQLDAIASEPKNKLAKPVREKLNEAYNLAVETLGGLRRYAQELRPAILDHLGLVAAMEWMADKLITEDNIDADVQLDMQRQDLPHEVQLILFRIGQEALGNVKRHAEASKVVIRLESGSGKIKMIIVDNGKGLAQTQVSDLSIAGKLGIMGMQERAQLLGGTLKIESELGKGTAIIVEIPLEGLTF; the protein is encoded by the coding sequence ATGACCCGCACTCGACAGGACAAGGATGAAACGAAAGACCAACTCATGAATGAATTGGTAACACTGCGGCAACGAATTGCTAAACTGGAAGCATTGGAGATCAAGCATAAACAGGTGGAGGAGGCGCTACGGGAGTCGGAGGAGACATACCGGGCTTTGGTCGATCATATGACGGAAGGATATATGATTGTTCGTGGCAATCGGATATGGTTTGCCAATAAAAGATGGTCTGAAATTCTGGGAATACCCGCTGAGAAGCTAATTGGATCAAATTACTGGAAACTCGTTCCACCTGAGAACCAAGAACAGACAAAACAAATCTTTAAAGAGATCACAGAAGGAGGGGAGACACCTAGACTCTGGGAATTCGTGCACCCGGTGGCGGGTGGGCGTTGGGTCCCCATTGAGGTTAGCATCCGTGAGGTCATCTATAAAGGCAAACCTAGTTACGCCGTTGTCTTGAGGGACATCACCAAGCGCAAGCAGGCAGAAGAAGCAGTCAAGGAGTCAGAAAGGCGCTACCGAGAGCTTTTTAACAGCGCCAGCAATGCTATAATCATTCGCGACCTGAAGGGCAATATTTTCGAGGTCAATCAGGCAGCGTCGGACCTCACTGGATACACGGTCGATGAGTTAACAAATATGAACATCTCCCAGCTCCTTATACCTGAGAGCTTCAAGGTTGCTATGGAAAAGCAACAAAGGAAGATAGAGGGCGAAACCGCCAGCCAGTGCTATGAACTGGGGCTCGTCAGAAAGGATGGGACGGGAGCGATTATCGAGACGATGATCAGTATAATCAGCGATGGCGAGCAACCTGTAGCTGTCCAGAAAATTTCCATAGATATAACCGAGCGCAAGTGGGTAGAGAAGATGCTACAGGAGAGTGAGAATGTACTGTCACAAATAGTCGAGGGAAGCTCGGTAGCGACCTTCGTAATAGACCAGGAGCACAGAATCACCCACTGGAACAGGGCTTGTGAGAATCTCACCGGTATTTCTGCAAGTGAAGTAGTCGGCACCAAGAGACAGTGGTCGCCTTTCTATTTCGAAGAAAGGCCGATCATGGCTGACATTGTAGTGGATAAAGTACCTGATGAAGATATAGCAAGGTATTACGGCGTAAAATATAGTAAATCGGCTCTTATAGAGGGAGCATACGAGGCTGAAGATTTCTTTCCTCACTTCGGAACGAGCGGGAGGTGGCTTTTTTTTACCGCAGCGCCACTTAGAGACCATAAGGGAAATGTTATGGGGGCAATAGAGACATTACAGGACATCACCGAGCGCAAGCAGGCAGAAGAAGCGGTTAAGGAATCGGAAAGGCGTTACCGTGACCTGTTTGACAGCGCCAGCGAGGCTATCTTTATTCGTGACTTGAAGGGCTTCATCCTTGAGGCTAATCAGGCGGCGTCAGACCTCACCGGTTACACAGTCGGTGAGCTTGCCACTATGAACATCCGGCAATACTTGACACCGGCGAGCTTCGATATTGCTATGGAGATGCAGAGAAGGCAGATAGAGGGCGAAACCGCCAGCCAGCGCTTCGAGCTAGAGATAATCAGGAAGGATGGGGCAAAGGCGATCATCGAGGTAGCGATCAGGCTGATCACTGGAAGCGGAAACGGGCAGCCGACGGGTGTCCAATGTATAGCTAGAGATGTCACTGAGGAGAGGAAGATGCGGGAAGGCATGCACTTCTACCTCCAGAAAATTCTGGTGGCCCAAGAGGAGGAGCGCAAGCGTATCGCTCGAGACCTGCATGATGATACCAGTCAATCCCTGTTGCTGCTAACACACCAGCTAGACGCAATAGCCTCCGAGCCCAAGAACAAGCTAGCTAAGCCAGTGCGGGAGAAGTTGAATGAGGCATATAATTTAGCTGTGGAGACCTTGGGCGGCTTGCGGCGCTACGCTCAGGAGTTGCGGCCGGCCATACTGGATCACCTGGGTTTGGTAGCGGCGATGGAATGGATGGCCGACAAGTTAATTACAGAAGACAACATCGACGCCGATGTTCAGCTAGACATGCAAAGGCAGGACTTACCGCACGAGGTCCAGTTGATACTGTTCCGTATTGGCCAAGAGGCTCTGGGCAACGTTAAGCGACATGCCGAGGCATCAAAAGTAGTGATCCGCTTGGAGTCGGGGTCGGGGAAAATAAAGATGATCATCGTAGATAATGGAAAAGGTCTGGCCCAAACACAGGTAAGCGACCTCAGCATCGCGGGGAAGTTGGGTATTATGGGTATGCAAGAGCGAGCTCAATTACTCGGTGGCACACTGAAAATCGAATCGGAGTTGGGCAAGGGTACAGCCATAATCGTAGAGATCCCGCTTGAAGGGCTGACATTTTAG
- a CDS encoding NAD(P)/FAD-dependent oxidoreductase: MSADERYDIVIVGGGFNGVTTAAYLAKCGLSVCVLEERVECGGACESTEPLAGVRINPHAILMYGGPAPGFEQLELWKYGFRMDWSPFMEDLTKQVGRGALTTEGMLPMSEKDIMGWARITGMLTDPPFLYELLRATFWCPPHPPEVEVNAETIPFMQVYKKHDPGLWTEELLEMTLFDLMDEYCETEHFKIQQAMICWYSGSAAHWEGMAIPTLAYNITLCLAGRVSAPRGGMHGYLHSIFRCAVDHGAVFRTCCPVDEIIVRSGRAVGVRLRDDAATAEKTIWADKAVISDVDLKQTFNKLIGPQHVDKSLLQRVNDISLKGGSIYVSHILTREKLRARPQFRSELMGDEAGIGPYPCDSREIYFEHVADVDSRKGDPTVPPERLMWLGTPSNRFNVHHPQCTRPGQYVMSPFYVLVPPPEYHVESPDAIDKKKEEMNAYMRKAFSQVIENLDSDNIVYHWANTPYESEFRNTGLIGGTYCGTRQCDDQWWTQRPLPEMARYRTPIDGLYLCHQTAAHPGGLCLMANTYNLMHSLIEDGIAEPGDWWYPSPWYIPERGKISAVPREGKVAA, encoded by the coding sequence ATGAGCGCAGATGAAAGGTATGATATTGTAATTGTAGGCGGTGGCTTCAACGGCGTCACAACCGCAGCCTATCTCGCCAAGTGCGGGCTGAGCGTGTGCGTGCTGGAGGAGAGGGTGGAGTGCGGCGGCGCGTGTGAGAGCACCGAGCCATTAGCCGGGGTGCGTATAAATCCCCATGCCATCTTGATGTATGGCGGACCGGCCCCCGGATTCGAACAGCTAGAGCTCTGGAAGTACGGCTTCCGAATGGACTGGAGTCCATTCATGGAGGATCTAACCAAGCAGGTGGGCAGGGGTGCTTTGACCACCGAGGGGATGCTGCCGATGAGCGAAAAGGACATAATGGGCTGGGCCAGGATAACCGGCATGCTCACCGATCCCCCGTTCCTGTACGAGCTGCTGCGCGCCACCTTCTGGTGCCCGCCTCACCCCCCGGAGGTGGAGGTAAATGCGGAGACCATCCCCTTTATGCAGGTCTACAAGAAGCACGACCCTGGCCTGTGGACCGAGGAGCTCCTTGAGATGACCCTGTTTGACCTCATGGACGAGTACTGTGAGACCGAGCACTTCAAGATACAGCAGGCGATGATATGCTGGTACTCAGGGTCCGCCGCTCACTGGGAGGGAATGGCCATCCCTACCCTCGCCTATAATATAACTCTCTGTCTAGCTGGTAGAGTCAGCGCTCCCCGCGGGGGCATGCACGGCTATCTCCACTCCATCTTTCGCTGTGCCGTCGACCATGGTGCGGTGTTCCGCACCTGCTGCCCGGTTGATGAGATCATCGTCAGAAGCGGACGGGCGGTGGGGGTACGCCTCAGGGATGATGCCGCTACAGCGGAGAAGACGATATGGGCGGACAAGGCGGTGATCAGCGATGTTGACCTCAAGCAGACCTTTAATAAGCTCATCGGGCCGCAGCACGTGGACAAGAGCCTCCTGCAGCGCGTCAATGACATCAGTCTCAAGGGGGGGAGCATCTACGTTAGCCACATCCTCACCCGCGAGAAGCTCCGCGCCCGCCCCCAGTTCCGCAGCGAGCTTATGGGAGACGAGGCTGGTATCGGGCCCTACCCCTGCGACTCGCGGGAGATCTACTTTGAGCATGTAGCGGATGTGGATAGTCGTAAAGGCGACCCTACTGTGCCGCCGGAGAGGTTGATGTGGCTGGGAACCCCCTCCAACAGGTTCAACGTCCACCATCCGCAATGCACCCGACCCGGTCAATATGTTATGTCTCCTTTCTATGTCCTTGTTCCCCCGCCGGAGTATCACGTGGAGAGTCCGGATGCCATAGACAAGAAGAAAGAGGAGATGAACGCTTACATGCGTAAGGCCTTCAGCCAGGTGATAGAGAACCTCGATTCGGACAACATCGTTTACCACTGGGCCAACACCCCTTATGAGTCGGAGTTTCGTAATACCGGTCTCATAGGCGGCACATACTGCGGCACCCGCCAATGCGATGACCAGTGGTGGACCCAGCGTCCCCTGCCCGAGATGGCTCGCTACCGCACCCCCATCGACGGGCTCTACCTGTGCCACCAGACGGCGGCGCACCCCGGCGGGCTGTGCCTGATGGCCAACACCTACAACCTGATGCACAGCCTCATCGAGGATGGGATCGCCGAGCCGGGCGACTGGTGGTACCCGTCGCCATGGTACATACCGGAGAGGGGTAAAATATCGGCGGTGCCCCGTGAGGGTAAGGTAGCAGCGTAG
- a CDS encoding NADH-quinone oxidoreductase subunit NuoF gives MQRSEKPRILVGMGTCGIAAGAEDVIGALTEKLAEYNVQADVTHVGCIGLCFAEPLIEVIIPGKPSVFYGNLTPQLVSEIVEDYLIAGNPRADLALGTRGEGALEGIPKLFDLPVLKPQVRISLRNCGNINPENIDQYIANGGYLGLVNAVKMNPGEVIEEVKKSGLRGRGGAGFTTGVKWQFCHDAPGDIKYVICNADEGDPGAFMDRALLEGDPHSVLEGMLIGAYAIGATEGYIYIRAEYPLAIKRLGVAIEQMREYGLLGDNILGSGFGFHLKMKEGAGAFVCGEETALMASIEGSRGMPRSRPPFPAQYGLWGKPTNINNVETWSNVSAILEKGAKWYSGYGTEKSKGTKNFSLAGKVVRTGLVEVPMGITLREIVYDIGGGIPEGKRLKAVQTGGPSGGFIPEDLIDLPVDYESLAKAGSIMGSGGMVVIDEDTCMVDMTRFFLTFTQAESCGKCIPCRWGTKQILDILEDITNGKGRSGDIELLQELAESVKDGSLCGLGQTAPNPVLTSIRYFRHEYETHINERRCPALACTELISFYINPDTCQGCGICLRACPTDAISGGKRMVHIIDQNECIRCGTCLEVCPTRFSAVSKVSGEEVTVPSEPIAVTGTKSAVGATSGSSDE, from the coding sequence ATGCAACGCAGCGAAAAGCCTCGCATCTTGGTAGGTATGGGAACCTGTGGCATAGCAGCAGGTGCGGAAGATGTTATAGGGGCACTCACCGAAAAACTAGCTGAGTATAATGTTCAAGCAGATGTTACCCATGTTGGCTGTATAGGCCTATGCTTTGCCGAACCACTAATCGAGGTAATTATACCAGGCAAACCGAGCGTATTCTATGGTAATCTTACACCCCAGCTTGTATCTGAAATCGTTGAGGACTATTTAATCGCCGGCAATCCACGTGCAGATCTAGCTCTGGGTACCCGTGGTGAGGGGGCTTTAGAAGGCATTCCCAAGCTCTTTGACCTACCGGTGCTCAAGCCACAAGTCCGCATCTCCTTACGTAACTGTGGCAATATTAACCCAGAAAACATCGATCAGTATATCGCTAATGGTGGCTATCTGGGCTTGGTCAATGCCGTAAAAATGAACCCCGGGGAAGTGATTGAAGAGGTCAAGAAATCGGGGCTACGTGGCCGCGGTGGTGCCGGTTTTACCACCGGGGTTAAGTGGCAGTTCTGCCACGATGCGCCAGGTGATATTAAGTATGTAATATGTAACGCTGATGAAGGTGACCCAGGAGCATTTATGGATCGAGCACTCCTTGAAGGCGATCCACATTCTGTACTGGAAGGAATGCTCATTGGTGCCTATGCCATAGGTGCTACAGAAGGTTATATTTACATCCGAGCCGAGTATCCGTTGGCGATTAAGAGGCTCGGGGTTGCCATAGAGCAGATGAGGGAATATGGGCTACTGGGCGATAACATTTTGGGCTCAGGATTCGGCTTCCACCTTAAGATGAAAGAGGGGGCAGGTGCTTTCGTCTGTGGTGAGGAGACGGCACTTATGGCTTCCATCGAAGGTAGCAGAGGGATGCCCCGCTCCCGGCCCCCTTTCCCTGCCCAGTACGGTTTGTGGGGAAAGCCAACGAATATTAACAATGTGGAGACCTGGAGTAATGTCTCAGCCATCCTAGAGAAGGGTGCCAAGTGGTATTCAGGCTATGGTACCGAGAAAAGCAAAGGCACAAAGAATTTCTCTCTGGCGGGTAAAGTCGTCCGTACAGGGCTCGTAGAGGTTCCGATGGGGATTACCCTGCGCGAGATCGTCTATGACATCGGTGGAGGCATCCCTGAGGGCAAAAGACTCAAGGCGGTTCAAACTGGCGGCCCATCAGGCGGTTTCATACCAGAGGATTTAATAGACCTTCCGGTTGACTATGAATCGTTAGCGAAGGCAGGTTCGATAATGGGCTCCGGAGGGATGGTGGTTATAGATGAGGACACCTGCATGGTCGATATGACTAGATTTTTCCTTACCTTCACTCAGGCCGAGTCCTGCGGCAAATGTATACCGTGTCGTTGGGGAACCAAACAAATACTAGATATTCTGGAGGACATAACAAATGGGAAGGGTAGATCGGGGGATATTGAATTGTTGCAGGAACTAGCTGAATCGGTTAAGGATGGTTCGCTATGCGGTTTGGGTCAAACAGCACCCAATCCCGTACTTACTAGCATTCGTTATTTCCGGCATGAATACGAGACCCATATAAATGAGAGACGATGCCCGGCATTGGCCTGTACGGAGTTGATCTCCTTCTATATCAATCCAGATACGTGTCAAGGTTGTGGTATATGTCTCAGGGCGTGTCCGACCGATGCCATATCCGGTGGTAAACGGATGGTGCACATTATAGATCAGAATGAGTGTATCAGGTGCGGTACTTGCCTCGAGGTTTGCCCGACCCGGTTTAGTGCTGTGTCGAAGGTTTCCGGCGAGGAAGTAACGGTTCCAAGCGAACCCATCGCGGTTACGGGAACGAAGTCAGCTGTAGGGGCTACCAGTGGATCTTCTGATGAATGA